A section of the Candidatus Binatia bacterium genome encodes:
- a CDS encoding putative acyl-CoA dehydrogenase FadE codes for MNYEPGADIYGSPEHRAFRDSVRRFVQTELVPRAREFDKMGRIDKSLYRKMGELGFLGIRYDPKYGGLGLDYSYQAIFLEEIALCDNAGVAMGISVQTDMATPALHRFGSEELKQKYLVPAIRGEMVAAIAVTEPAAGSDVARIQTRAVRDGDYWVINGSKMYITNAATADWLCLLAVTDPEAGYNGFTQIIVPTDTPGFSYKLLDKIGNVGSDTGLLFFDDVRVPVTNTIGDPRRGFQQQMMQFQDERMVPVVMSPVQARQLWEITLQHCQQRIVFGKPLSKHQVNQHKFVDMLIQITAAQELAYRCIRLMMQGVDATKEISMAKVFNSNMLQYVATTCVQLFGGAGYCWENPAARAFVDSRLLTIGGGADEVMKQIVAKLLQI; via the coding sequence GTGAATTACGAGCCAGGCGCAGACATTTACGGGAGCCCCGAACACCGGGCATTTCGCGACAGCGTACGCCGTTTCGTCCAAACCGAGCTCGTGCCCCGCGCCCGAGAGTTCGACAAGATGGGACGCATCGACAAGTCATTGTATCGGAAAATGGGCGAGCTTGGCTTTCTGGGAATTCGTTACGACCCCAAGTATGGTGGGCTCGGCCTCGATTACTCTTACCAAGCGATTTTTCTCGAAGAAATAGCGCTGTGCGACAACGCCGGGGTGGCCATGGGAATTTCGGTGCAGACGGACATGGCCACACCCGCGCTCCACCGCTTCGGAAGCGAAGAGCTCAAGCAAAAGTATCTGGTGCCAGCGATCCGCGGCGAGATGGTGGCAGCCATTGCCGTCACCGAGCCTGCAGCCGGCTCCGACGTGGCTCGCATCCAAACGCGTGCCGTGCGCGACGGAGATTACTGGGTGATCAACGGCTCGAAGATGTACATTACCAATGCCGCGACCGCGGACTGGTTGTGTCTTCTTGCCGTCACCGACCCCGAGGCGGGCTACAACGGCTTCACGCAAATCATTGTGCCTACGGACACGCCGGGGTTCAGTTACAAGCTGCTCGACAAGATTGGGAATGTCGGCTCGGACACGGGGCTTTTGTTTTTCGACGACGTCCGCGTTCCCGTCACGAACACCATTGGCGACCCCAGGCGGGGCTTTCAGCAACAAATGATGCAGTTTCAAGACGAGCGGATGGTGCCGGTGGTGATGTCGCCCGTGCAGGCACGGCAGCTTTGGGAGATCACCTTGCAACACTGCCAGCAGCGGATCGTCTTCGGAAAACCCTTGTCCAAGCACCAGGTCAACCAACACAAGTTCGTGGACATGCTCATTCAGATCACCGCCGCACAGGAGCTGGCGTACCGTTGCATTCGCTTGATGATGCAAGGTGTGGACGCCACCAAGGAGATCTCCATGGCCAAAGTTTTCAACAGCAATATGCTCCAGTACGTCGCCACGACCTGCGTGCAACTTTTTGGAGGCGCCGGATACTGCTGGGAAAACCCAGCGGCGCGCGCCTTCGTCGACTCGCGCTTGCTCACCATTGGTGGCGGCGCCGACGAAGTGATGAAACAAATCGTAGCCAAGTTGCTGCAAATCTAG